In one Musa acuminata AAA Group cultivar baxijiao chromosome BXJ2-5, Cavendish_Baxijiao_AAA, whole genome shotgun sequence genomic region, the following are encoded:
- the LOC103985958 gene encoding ABC transporter C family member 3-like, whose product MDLLLEESHGMSASVSLTVLINVRGVLGLFLEPVLLLYGISAACHLCFLLVLSALWLHRCCDSGKDFHRGVAKSRFLYYRLVLFTSLSLGLFHLPTCILSYFWYQHDDRLLAIEVGLAIRTAAWFAMTAYLLLEFSSSSEDRFPTFLRVWWGLFLLLSCSGLVVDILYFKKHNFEKTHQLVFDFCSILAGLTFNYAGFFGKRIPEEKTNHEEPLLNGRNINGSSTVSGAGYAAISQFENAGILSTLSFSWVSPLLSVGRRKTLDLKDIPQLASDDDVHTVFPIFKSKLESYTSASSNGKITSFMLAKSLIFSVWGHLLLATSSALLSTVASFVGPYLIGYFVRYLSGDPQFENQGYLLVLAFILSNLVEGFCSRYESFIFQQVFIRLRASLVSVIYQKGLTLSSRSRQCQTSGEIINYMNIDAPRVSSFSYHMLHLSSVPVHVILALLILYPQMGLASLISLAATFILMLINVPIAKLEQNYTEKIMESKDRRMKATTEILRNMRILKLQAWEMKFLSKIMELRKNEISWLWKIAYVSAAAIFIFSCSSIFVAVVAFGACMLMRIPLGTGKVLTALATLGTMQNPIFSIPNTISMLVQTKVSLDRISSFLCLEDLQPNVVEKLPRGSSEVAIEVSNGNFVWDPSSKTPTLKDLNFQVLKGTRVAVCGTVGSGKSSLLSCILGEVSKISGTVKLCGTTAYVSQSPWIQSGSIRDNIIFGKEMDIDKYDRVLEACSLKKDLEIMPNGDLTVIGERGINLSGGQKQRVQIARAIYHDADIYMFDDPFSAVDAHTGSHLFKECLLGFLSSKTVVYVTHQVEFLPSADLILVIRDGRIVQAGKYNEIINSGTEFMELVGSHMEALAAHNMIKHTSNTSSDSIQGGPSASKSSVPVPQQAELMDTENGPSDEVRPRGQLVQEEERETGKVGFLIYWRYITMAYKGALVPLILFSQILFQVLQICSNYWMALESPLSDDLEPPVSGSMLISVYVALAVGSSACILIRTLLLVIAGYKTATMLFNKMHMCIFRAPMSFFDSTPTGRILNRASTDQGGVDTDIPLQIELFAFSIIHLLGIISVMSQVAWPVLIIFIPVVATCIWYQQYYISTARELSRLIGVCRAPVIQHFAESMSGSISVRGFGQEKEFVNTNYNLTNDLSRLQFHSTGAMQWLCFRLDMLSSLTFAFSLIFLISMPEGVIDPGIAGLAVTYGLSLNMIQTWVIWNLCHLENGIISVERILQYTNIPSEPPLVIDENRPDHIWPSKGEIDLLNLQVRYGLDMPFILRGLTCTLPGGKKIGIVGRTGSGKSTLVQTIFRIIDPTVGHIFIDGIDISTIGLHDLRSRLSIIPQDPIMFEGTVRNNLDPLEEYTDEQIWEALDCCQLGEEIRNKELKLDSEVTENGENWSVGQRQLVCLGRVILRKSKILVLDEATASVDTTTDIIIQKTLRQQFSESTVITIAHRITSVIDSDIVILLDNGVIVEIDSPTKLLEIKSSLFAKLVSEYTTRFYDASRQ is encoded by the exons ATGGACTTGCTCCTGGAAGAAAGCCATGGTATGTCTGCCAGCGTCTCACTCACTGTCTTAATTAATGTGCGCGGGGTTCTCGGGTTATTCTTAGAACCTGTATTGCTACTCTATGGAATCTCTGCTGCTTGTCACCTTTGCTTTTTGCTTGTGCTGTCTGCTCTTTGGCTCCACCGGTGCTGTGATTCTGGCAAAGACTTCCACAGGGGAGTTGCGAAAAGCAGATTCTTGTATTACAGATTAGTCCTTTTCACTTCCCTGAGCTTGGGTTTGTTTCATCTCCCAACGTGCATTTTGAGCTACTTCTGGTATCAGCATGATGACCGACTTCTCGCTATCGAAGTTGGTTTGGCTATCAGAACAGCTGCATGGTTTGCCATGACTGCTTATTTGCTTCTTGAATTCAGCAGTTCAAGTGAGGATAGGTTTCCAACATTCCTTAGGGTTTGGTGGGGTCTCTTCTTGCTGTTATCCTGTTCTGGCCTTGTTGTGGACATTCTTTACTTCAAGAAGCATAACTTTGAGAAGACCCATCAGTTGGTGTTTGACTTCTGTTCAATTCTAGCTGGATTGACCTTTAACTATGCCGGATTCTTTGGTAAGAGGATTCCGGAAGAGAAAACTAATCATGAGGAAcctctcttgaatggtcgtaatatCAATGGATCTTCCACTGTGAGTGGGGCTGGCTATGCTGCCATCTCACAATTCGAAAATGCTGGCATACTGAGTACCCTTTCCTTCTCCTGGGTCAGTCCTTTGCTTTCTGTCGGTCGCAGAAAGACTTTAGACCTCAAAGATATTCCACAATTAGCTAGTGATGATGATGTTCATACTGTCTTCCCAATATTCAAAAGTAAACTTGAATCTTATACTAGTGCTAGTTCCAATGGTAAAATTACCTCATTTATGTTGGCAAAGTCATTAATCTTCTCTGTCTGGGGACACCTTTTGTTGGCAACTTCTAGTGCACTCTTGTCCACTGTGGCTTCATTTGTTGGCCCCTATCTCATTGGTTACTTTGTTCGATACCTCAGTGGTGATCCACAATTTGAAAATCAAGGGTACCTTCTGGTTCTGGCGTTCATTCTGTCAAATCTTGTTGAGGGTTTTTGTAGTAGGTATGAGAGTTTCATATTTCAACAGGTTTTTATCAGACTCAGGGCCTCCCTTGTTTCTGTGATCTACCAAAAGGGTCTTACTCTCTCTAGTCGCTCAAGACAATGTCAAACCAGTGGAGAAATCATAAATTACATGAATATTGATGCTCCAAGGGTTAGTTCTTTCAGTTACCACATGCTTCATCTATCATCGGTCCCAGTGCATGTTATTCTGGCCTTGTTAATCTTATATCCTCAAATGGGGCTTGCTTCACTAATCAGCTTAGCGGCCACCTTTATTTTAATGTTGATTAATGTTCCCATAGCCAAGCTAGAACAGAATTACACAGAAAAGATTATGGAGTCTAAAGATCGTAGAATGAAGGCTACAACAGAGATCTTGAGGAATATGAGAATTCTCAAGCTTCAAGCTTGGGAAATGaagttcttatccaaaataatggaATTGAGGAAAAATGAGATAAGTTGGTTGTGGAAGATTGCTTATGTATCAGCTGCTGCAATTTTTATCTTCTCCTGTTCGTCAATTTTTGTTGCAGTAGTTGCCTTTGGAGCTTGCATGCTTATGAGGATACCATTGGGAACAGGAAAGGTTCTAACAGCACTTGCAACTCTTGGGACAATGCAAAATCCCATTTTTTCTATTCCAAATACAATCTCAATGTTAGTTCAGACCAAAGTTTCTCTTGATAGAATATCATCATTTCTCTGCCTTGAGGATTTGCAACCAAATGTTGTAGAGAAGCTCCCACGAGGTAGCTCAGAGGTAGCTATCGAAGTTAGCAATGGTAATTTCGTGTGGGATCCCTCCTCTAAAACTCCTACTCTGAAAGATCTAAATTTCCAAGTTTTGAAAGGAACCAGGGTCGCTGTTTGTGGAACTGTTGGTTCTGGTAAATCAAGCTTGCTGTCTTGCATTCTTGGTGAAGTCTCAAAAATTTCTGGAACTGTCAAGTTATGTGGTACAACAGCTTATGTCTCTCAGTCACCCTGGATTCAAAGTGGTAGCATTCGAGACAATATAATTTTCGGAAAGGAAATGGACATAGACAAATATGACAGAGTCCTAGAAGCTTGTTCTTTGAAGAAGGATTTGGAGATCATGCCTAACGGTGATTTGACAGTTATAGGAGAAAGAGGCATAAATCTTAGTGGAGGACAAAAGCAACGGGTACAAATTGCCCGTGCCATATACCATGATGCTGACATTTATATGTTTGATGATCCATTCAGTGCTGTTGATGCCCACACAGGATCTCATCTCTTTAAG gaatgtttgcttggatttttatctTCGAAGACAGTGGTCTATGTCACACACCAGGTGGAGTTTTTACCATCAGCTGACCTTATCCTG GTCATAAGAGATGGAAGGATTGTACAAGCAGGAAAGTACAATGAGATAATTAACTCAGGAACAGAGTTCATGGAACTGGTTGGTTCTCATATGGAAGCTTTGGCTGCACATAACATGATAAAACATACTTCCAACACTTCAAGTGACTCTATTCAAGGTGGTCCTTCTGCCTCAAAATCTAGTGTACCAGTTCCTCAACAAGCAGAATTGATGGATACAGAGAATGGTCCATCAGATGAAGTTAGGCCGAGGGGTCAacttgttcaagaagaagagagggagacaGGAAAAGTGGGGTTTCTGATTTATTGGAGGTATATTACAATGGCATATAAAGGGGCACTTGTTCCATTAATATTATTTTCCCAAATTCTTTTTCAAGTCCTTCAGATATGTAGCAATTATTGGATGGCTTTGGAGTCTCCTCTGTCAGATGACTTGGAACCTCCTGTAAGTGGCTCAATGCTTATATCTGTATATGTAGCATTGGCTGTTGGGAGCTCTGCTTGTATCCTAATAAGAACCCTGCTTCTCGTAATTGCTGGATATAAGACTGCAACGATGCTATTTAATAAGATGCACATGTGCATTTTTCGTGCACCCATGTCATTCTTCGATTCCACCCCCACTGGgcgtattttgaataga GCGTCAACTGATCAAGGTGGAGTAGATACAGACATTCCTCTCCAAATTGAATTATTTGCATTCTCAATTATACATCTTCTGGGGATTATTTCAGTCATGTCACAGGTCGCATGGCCAGTTTTGATCATCTTTATTCCTGTGGTTGCGACTTGTATTTGGTATCAG CAATACTACATATCTACTGCACGAGAACTATCAAGGTTAATTGGGGTTTGCAGAGCTCCTGTAATCCAACATTTTGCAGAATCAATGTCAGGATCAATTTCAGTTAGAGGCTTTGGTCAGGAAAAAGAGTTTGTGAACACTAACTATAATCTGACAAATGATCTCTCTCGACTTCAATTCCATAGTACAGGTGCTATGCAATGGCTTTGTTTTCGTCTCGATATGTTGTCATCCCTTACATTTGCCTTCTCTCTGATATTTCTGATCAGCATGCCAGAAGGTGTAATCGATCCCG GTATCGCTGGCCTTGCAGTGACATATGGGCTTAGTctgaatatgatacaaacatgggTCATCTGGAATCTGTGCCATCTTGAAAATGGAATTATTTCTGTGGAGAGAATACTACAGTATACAAACATTCCTAGTGAACCACCTCTTGTCATAGATGAAAACAGACCTGATCATATCTGGCCATCGAAGGGGGAAATAGACCTTCTTAACTTGCAG GTTCGTTATGGCCTCGACATGCCTTTTATTTTAAGGGGTCTCACTTGCACTCTTCCTGGAGGTAAAAAGATTGGAATTGTTGGAAGAACTGGAAGTGGCAAGTCCACCCTTGTACAGACAATATTTCGTATTATTGATCCTACTGTTGGTCATATATTCATCGATGGCATTGACATTTCAACAATTGGGCTACATGACCTGAGATCCAGATTAAGCATTATCCCGCAAGATCCAATTATGTTCGAGGGAACTGTGCGTAACAACCTAGATCCACTTGAAGAATATACAGATGAGCAGATATGGGAG GCACTGGATTGCTGTCAACTTGGAGAAGAGATTAGAAATAAGGAATTGAAGCTCGACTCTGAAG TAACTGAAAATGGTGAGAATTGGAGTGTAGGCCAGCGCCAGCTTGTCTGTTTAGGCAGGGTAATCTTGAGAAAAAGCAAGATACTTGTTCTGGATGAAGCAACTGCCTCAGTAGATACTACTACTGATATCATAATTCAGAAAACCCTGAGACAGCAGTTCTCGGAATCAACAGTTATAACGATAGCTCATCGGATAACTTCTGTAATTGACAGTGATATTGTCATATTACTTGATAATG GAGTGATTGTTGAAATTGACAGTCCGACAAAATTGTTAGAAATCAAGTCATCCTTGTTTGCGAAGCTCGTCTCTGAATACACTAcaag ATTCTATGATGCATCTCGACAATGA